One window from the genome of Nicotiana tomentosiformis chromosome 5, ASM39032v3, whole genome shotgun sequence encodes:
- the LOC104098241 gene encoding monothiol glutaredoxin-S6-like, with protein sequence MDAVNRLGEESPVVIFSKSNCCMSHSIETLIRNFGANPTVYKLDELPKGKKMEKALIEMGCNPSTPAIFIGKEFVGGSDEVMSLNVKGKLKELLINANAIWI encoded by the coding sequence ATGGATGCAGTGAATAGATTAGGAGAAGAAAGCCCTGTGGTGATATTTAGCAAGAGCAATTGTTGCATGTCTCACAGTATAGAAACCCTAATTCGTAATTTCGGGGCGAATCCAACGGTGTATAAGCTTGATGAACTTCCAAAAGGGAAGAAAATGGAGAAAGCTTTGATTGAAATGGGTTGCAATCCGAGCACACCAGCTATATTTATTGGGAAGGAATTTGTTGGTGGTTCTGATGAGGTGATGAGTCTCAATGTTAAAGGCAAGTTGAAGGAGTTGCTTATTAACGCTAATGCTATTTGGATATAA